From Ammoniphilus oxalaticus:
TCGACGAGGTTTTAACATCGATAGTATTTCCGTAGGTAATTCGGAAGAAAAAGGACTCTCTCGAATGATTATTGTCACCGAGGGAGATGAAAAAACGTTGGAGCAGGTGACTAAGCAGTTGCACAAATTGATCGACGTGATCAAAGTTCATCAGCTTAGCGACGCTCCGATGGTTTCAAGAGAAATCGTCTTGATGAAAGTTGACGCGGCGCCTGCGGTTCGTTCTGAAATTACAGGTGTTATCGAGCCGTTTCGAGCAACAATCGTAGACGTCGGGCCATCGTCAGTGATTGTCCAGTCGACAGGCGATTCCGAAAAAATTGAAGCGTTAATCGAACTGCTTCGTCCTTATGGGATTAGAGAATTGTCCCGCACAGGTGTAACAGCGATGTCCAGAGGGATGGTTCCCGCTTTAAAACTACAAGCCTAAACCATTTTTCTATAAAATATAAAATATAAAATATCTATGGATAACGACTAGGAGGAAACAAGTCAATGGTAACTATGTATTACGAAAAAGACGTAAATCGCGCAGCTCTAGAGGGGAAAACAATTGCAGTAATCGGGTATGGAAGTCAGGGACATTCACAAGCTCAAAACTTACGAGACAGTGGATTCAATGTCATTATTGGACTTCGTAAAGGTGGATCTTGGAACCAAGCTGAAGAAGATGGTTTCACTGTTTACAGTGTTGCAGAAGCGACAGCTCAAGCGGATGTCGTGCAAATTTTGCTTCCTGATGAGTTGCAACGTAAAGTTTATGAGGAAGAAATTGAACCGAACTTGAAGGACGGAGCGGCTCTATTCTTCTCGCATGGTTTTAATATTCACTATGGACAAATCCAACCGCCAGCGAATGTAGACGTTGTAATGGTTGCGCCAAAAGGGCCTGGCCACTTAGTTCGTCGCGTGTATGTTGAAGGATTCGGAGTTCCGGGTCTAATTGCAATCGAGCAAAACGCGACTGGAAAAGCGATGGAAATCGGATTGGCTTACGCAAGTGGCGTGGGAGCGACGCGCGCGGGTGTTATTGAGACAACATTCCGTGAAGAAACGGAAACTGACCTGTTTGGTGAGCAGGCAGTATTGTGCGGCGGAACATCTGAGCTTGTAAAGGCTGGTTTTGAAACGCTGGTTGAAGCGGGATATAAGCCTGAAATTGCTTATTTCGAGTGCTTGCATGAATTAAAATTGATCGTTGACTTGATGTATGAAGGCGGATTGGATTATATGAGATATTCAATCAGTGATACAGCCGAGTACGGTGATTATAGCTCAGGAAATCGAATTATTAATGATGATACAAAAGTAGAAATGAAAAAGATTCTTGGCGAAATTCAAGATGGGACTTTTGCTCGCAACTTTATCTTGGAGAACCAATCTGGTCGCGCGGGCTTCACAGCTCGTCGTCGCTTAGAAAAGGAACATCAGTTAGAGACAGTAGGAAAGCAACTACGCGAAATGATGGCTTGGATCAAAAAGTAAGGCAGATTAATCAGGAGGTGGCAGCTGATGAGGAAAATTGAGATCTTTGATACAACGCTGCGTGACGGTGAACAGTCACCGGGAGTGAATCTAACCATCGATGAAAAGATCGAGATTGCCTTACAGTTAGAGAGACTCGGTGTGACAAGGATGGAGGTTGGGTTTGCTGCTGCTTCTCCTGGTGAAATTAGAGCCATTCAAGAAGTAGCAAAACGTGTGAAAAACACAACCGTTGTCAGCCTGTCTCGTTCTTTAGAAGGGGATATCGATAAATCATGGGAAGCGCTAAAAAACGCGGAAAATGCTTGCGTGCATGTCTTTTTAGCGACTTCTCCGATTCATCGGCAACACAAGCTTCAAATGACGAAGGAACAAGTTGTCGAGCAGGCGGTAGCGGCGGTGACCTATGCAAAAAAGTACTTTTCTGAAATTCAGTTTTCGTGTGAAGACGCGGCTAGAACAGAAATTGACTTTTTGTCAGAAGTGGTTGCGGCTGTCGTAAAAGCAGGAGCCAAGGTAATCAACTTACCTGATACGGTGGGGTATATGACGCCGGTTGAATATGGAAACATATTCAGACAGTTGCGTGAGCGTGTGCCGGGAATCGAAAATGTGAAGCTAAGTAGTCATTGCCATGATGATTTGGGAATGGCGGTAGCGAATTCGCTTGCGGCGATTGAAGGCGGAGCGACACAGGTTGAATGTACGGTGAATGGAATTGGCGAACGCGCGGGGAATGCGGCTCTAGAAGAAGTGGCGCTTGCCCTTGATACGCGAAAAGGCATTTATCAAGCAAAGACAGATATTAAGCTTGACGAGATTGCGCGCACAAGTAAACTCGTCAGTCGCTTAACAGGGATGTTTGTGCCTGGTAACAAGGCGATTGTCGGAGCGAATGCGTTTGCCCATGAATCCGGAATTCACCAGGATGGTGTCTTGAAGGAAATTACGACATACGAAATCATTCGTCCAGAAACAGTCGGCTTTAAATCGAATAAACTCGTGATGGGTAAACACTCGGGTCGTCACGCATTCAAAGATAAGCTGGAGGAATTAGGTTACCGTCTTGAGCGAGAGCAAGTCAATGAGGCTTTTGTTCGCTTTAAAGACTTGTGCGATCGGAAAAAGGAAGTAACGGATGATGATATCGTCGCGTTGCTCGATTCGAAGATTCTAGAAATGCCAGAAGCATTTGTGCTCGAATCGCTTCAGTTAGCATATGGTAACTTGTCCGTTCCGACAGCGAGCGTGCGGATCGCGTTAGCAAACGGCGAGATGGTGGAAGAGGCCGCTGTGGGGAATGGATCTGTTGACTCGATTTATAAAGCGATTGATCGCGTGACAGAAGAAGAAGTCACATTAGACGATTATAAGATTGTGTCTGTCACCCATGGAAAGGACGCATTAGGAGAAGTTTATGTTCGTCTAAGTCAAAATGGTATTTCGGTGCAAGGACGCGACGTAAGCACGGATGTATTGG
This genomic window contains:
- the ilvN gene encoding acetolactate synthase small subunit, giving the protein MQKHTISVLVNDQPGVLARVANLFGRRGFNIDSISVGNSEEKGLSRMIIVTEGDEKTLEQVTKQLHKLIDVIKVHQLSDAPMVSREIVLMKVDAAPAVRSEITGVIEPFRATIVDVGPSSVIVQSTGDSEKIEALIELLRPYGIRELSRTGVTAMSRGMVPALKLQA
- the ilvC gene encoding ketol-acid reductoisomerase, yielding MVTMYYEKDVNRAALEGKTIAVIGYGSQGHSQAQNLRDSGFNVIIGLRKGGSWNQAEEDGFTVYSVAEATAQADVVQILLPDELQRKVYEEEIEPNLKDGAALFFSHGFNIHYGQIQPPANVDVVMVAPKGPGHLVRRVYVEGFGVPGLIAIEQNATGKAMEIGLAYASGVGATRAGVIETTFREETETDLFGEQAVLCGGTSELVKAGFETLVEAGYKPEIAYFECLHELKLIVDLMYEGGLDYMRYSISDTAEYGDYSSGNRIINDDTKVEMKKILGEIQDGTFARNFILENQSGRAGFTARRRLEKEHQLETVGKQLREMMAWIKK
- a CDS encoding 2-isopropylmalate synthase encodes the protein MRKIEIFDTTLRDGEQSPGVNLTIDEKIEIALQLERLGVTRMEVGFAAASPGEIRAIQEVAKRVKNTTVVSLSRSLEGDIDKSWEALKNAENACVHVFLATSPIHRQHKLQMTKEQVVEQAVAAVTYAKKYFSEIQFSCEDAARTEIDFLSEVVAAVVKAGAKVINLPDTVGYMTPVEYGNIFRQLRERVPGIENVKLSSHCHDDLGMAVANSLAAIEGGATQVECTVNGIGERAGNAALEEVALALDTRKGIYQAKTDIKLDEIARTSKLVSRLTGMFVPGNKAIVGANAFAHESGIHQDGVLKEITTYEIIRPETVGFKSNKLVMGKHSGRHAFKDKLEELGYRLEREQVNEAFVRFKDLCDRKKEVTDDDIVALLDSKILEMPEAFVLESLQLAYGNLSVPTASVRIALANGEMVEEAAVGNGSVDSIYKAIDRVTEEEVTLDDYKIVSVTHGKDALGEVYVRLSQNGISVQGRDVSTDVLEASAKAYIQAINKIIARRRDSSNAVEPLPLTSTMN